The following are encoded in a window of Eschrichtius robustus isolate mEscRob2 chromosome 1, mEscRob2.pri, whole genome shotgun sequence genomic DNA:
- the LOC137770264 gene encoding nuclear receptor ROR-alpha-like, translating to MESAPAAPDPAACEPGSSGADAAAGSRETPLNQESARKSEPPAPVRRQSYSSTSRGMAVSHHIPVLFESYSSKAQEWRC from the exons ATGGAGTCAGCTCCGGCAGCCCCCGACCCCGCCGCCTGCGAGCCGGGCAGCAGCGGCGCGGACGCGGCCGCCGGCTCCAGGGAGACCCCGCTGAACCAGGAATCCGCCCGCAAGAGCGAGCCGCCCGCCCCGGTGCGCAGACAGAGCTATTCCAGCACCAGCAGAG GCATGGCTGTGTCTCATCATATTCCTGTACTGTTTGAAAGCTACAGTAGTAAAGCCCAAG